The following are encoded in a window of Amycolatopsis lexingtonensis genomic DNA:
- a CDS encoding DUF397 domain-containing protein, whose translation MTDDKAHIRHRLDLSGAEWIRGEPAGVTLDEVVEYAFVEHTDGATYVALRRSPDVDGTIMVFTMSEWDAFVKGVDGGEFDDLGR comes from the coding sequence ATGACCGATGACAAGGCGCATATCCGGCACCGGCTCGATCTTTCCGGGGCGGAGTGGATCCGGGGCGAGCCGGCGGGCGTCACCCTCGACGAGGTCGTCGAGTACGCGTTCGTCGAGCACACCGACGGTGCCACCTACGTCGCGCTGCGGCGGTCGCCGGACGTCGACGGCACGATCATGGTCTTCACGATGTCGGAGTGGGACGCGTTCGTCAAAGGCGTCGACGGCGGCGAGTTCGACGACCTGGGCCGCTAG
- a CDS encoding ankyrin repeat domain-containing protein codes for MGVLPAKPSLDQLRKRAKELARAEAVKLSEAQFRIARDHGFPSWPKLRAYVRRVTEHGETLQHPYHQEVGYYAERALGLLASAEDETPGAREPFDRWGQPLTRDGARVVVAREHGFGSWKALRAHIESLVDSGEPFARAYRAVEARDVEQLETLLGEFPGLVTARGTNGNDLLGMAGATCDERLSRVLLAHGADPARGNVHGWTPLHQAAYSNLPLLLDLLLNADAPVDVSARGDGGTPLVVALFWGHREAAQILAAHSRAPGNLRVAAGLGDGELLDELLTSGRGGEHRGFYRPHSGFPAWQPGDDPAEARDEALAWAARNDRTEALRTLVSRGADVNADVYRGTALAWAAAKGRLAAVRTLLDLGAAVNHPGTFGGPKHGEGVTALHLAAESGHLDVIQALLDGGADRGARDANFGSTPETWAEVCGQPAAQELLR; via the coding sequence ATGGGCGTGCTGCCCGCCAAACCCAGCCTGGACCAGCTGCGCAAACGCGCGAAAGAACTCGCGCGCGCCGAAGCCGTGAAGCTGTCCGAAGCGCAGTTCCGCATCGCCCGCGACCACGGGTTCCCGAGCTGGCCGAAACTGCGGGCCTACGTCCGGCGCGTCACCGAACACGGCGAAACCCTGCAGCACCCGTACCACCAGGAAGTCGGGTACTACGCCGAGCGCGCGCTCGGCCTGCTCGCGTCGGCCGAGGACGAGACACCCGGCGCCCGCGAGCCGTTCGACCGCTGGGGCCAGCCGCTCACCCGCGACGGTGCCCGCGTGGTCGTGGCACGTGAGCACGGATTCGGCTCCTGGAAGGCACTTCGCGCACACATCGAGTCCCTTGTGGACAGCGGGGAGCCGTTCGCCCGCGCGTACCGGGCGGTCGAGGCGCGGGACGTCGAGCAGCTCGAAACGCTCCTCGGCGAGTTCCCCGGGCTGGTCACCGCCCGCGGCACCAACGGCAACGACCTGCTCGGCATGGCCGGCGCGACCTGCGACGAGCGCCTGAGCCGCGTGCTGCTCGCCCACGGCGCCGACCCCGCCCGCGGGAACGTCCACGGCTGGACCCCGCTGCACCAGGCCGCGTACAGCAACCTGCCGCTGCTGCTCGACCTGCTGCTGAACGCGGACGCCCCGGTCGACGTCTCGGCCCGCGGCGACGGCGGCACTCCCCTGGTCGTCGCCCTGTTCTGGGGGCACCGCGAAGCCGCGCAGATCCTGGCCGCGCACAGCCGGGCGCCGGGCAACCTGCGGGTCGCGGCCGGGCTCGGCGACGGCGAACTCCTCGACGAGCTCCTGACGTCGGGCCGCGGCGGCGAGCACCGCGGCTTTTACCGGCCCCACAGCGGTTTCCCGGCCTGGCAGCCGGGGGACGACCCGGCCGAAGCCCGCGACGAAGCGCTCGCCTGGGCCGCCCGCAACGACCGCACCGAGGCCCTGCGCACGCTGGTTTCGCGCGGCGCCGACGTGAACGCCGACGTCTACCGCGGCACGGCGCTGGCGTGGGCGGCGGCGAAGGGCAGGCTCGCCGCCGTCCGGACGCTCCTGGACCTCGGCGCCGCCGTGAACCACCCGGGCACGTTCGGCGGCCCGAAGCACGGCGAGGGCGTGACGGCCCTGCACCTGGCCGCGGAGTCCGGGCACCTCGACGTCATCCAGGCCCTCCTCGACGGCGGTGCCGACCGCGGCGCGCGCGACGCGAACTTCGGCAGCACCCCGGAGACGTGGGCGGAGGTGTGCGGGCAGCCGGCGGCCCAGGAGCTGCTTCGCTAG
- a CDS encoding nuclear transport factor 2 family protein, producing the protein MTTPRDVFTALSDGISEGRYGELSALYAEDTVVEHPQAVPRPTRLTGRDAVHERFTGLLAGAYRLKRENVVVHETTDPEVIVAEYDYAAESVETGRTISAANIQVLRVRDGLIVHSRDYHDYLKLAVIRDGVGQLVKAYEQAPPRELSPATPESAGTVFERLVHGVAGGRWDELPELYAAETHVTHPFLPGSGVLRTRDELRAHFAAGKALNPGFTVADLVTHRGADPEVLIGEFAYQGEYGGRPVRLANIFVMRVRDGLIVESRDYGDHLGVAGELGKIPELAGHLGS; encoded by the coding sequence ATGACCACACCGCGCGACGTCTTCACCGCGTTGTCCGACGGGATCAGCGAAGGCCGTTACGGCGAGCTTTCCGCGCTGTACGCCGAGGACACCGTCGTCGAGCACCCGCAGGCCGTTCCCCGGCCGACGCGCCTGACCGGCCGCGACGCGGTCCACGAGCGGTTCACCGGCCTCTTGGCGGGCGCGTACCGGCTCAAGCGCGAGAACGTCGTCGTGCACGAGACGACGGACCCCGAGGTGATCGTCGCGGAGTACGACTACGCCGCCGAGTCCGTCGAAACCGGCCGGACGATCTCGGCGGCCAACATCCAGGTGCTGCGCGTGCGCGACGGCTTGATCGTCCATTCCCGCGACTACCACGACTACCTGAAGCTCGCCGTCATCCGCGACGGCGTCGGCCAGCTGGTGAAGGCGTACGAGCAGGCGCCGCCGCGCGAGCTGTCACCGGCCACGCCGGAGAGCGCGGGCACGGTGTTCGAGCGGCTCGTGCACGGTGTCGCGGGCGGGCGCTGGGACGAGCTGCCGGAGCTGTACGCCGCGGAAACGCACGTGACGCACCCGTTCCTGCCGGGTTCCGGAGTCCTGCGCACGCGCGACGAGCTGCGGGCGCACTTCGCGGCGGGCAAGGCGCTGAACCCCGGGTTCACCGTGGCGGACCTGGTCACCCACCGGGGCGCCGACCCGGAGGTGCTGATCGGCGAGTTCGCCTACCAGGGGGAGTACGGCGGCCGCCCGGTGCGGCTCGCCAACATCTTCGTCATGCGCGTGCGCGACGGGCTCATCGTCGAATCCCGCGACTACGGCGACCACCTCGGCGTCGCCGGCGAGCTCGGCAAGATCCCCGAACTGGCCGGGCATCTGGGTTCCTAG
- a CDS encoding acetolactate synthase large subunit, whose product MTSATSRSDAKPGPTPGTSGARPKPAPPAGTPVRVTGAQSLVRSLEAVGAEVVFGIPGGTILPAYDPLLDSTKVRHVLVRHEQGAGHAATGYAQATGKVGVCMATSGPGATNLVTPLADANMDSVPVVAITGQQTRALIGTDAFQEADICGITMPITKHNFLVTDPAEIPRTIAEAFHLAATGRPGPVLVDIPKDVLQEMTSFSWPTELRLPGYRPTLRPHGKQVREAAKLIAKSRRPVLYVGGGVIKAEAHEQLKQLAELTNIPVVTTLMARGAFPDSHPQHLGMPGMHGSVAAVAAMQRADLLIALGARFDDRVTGQLSSFAPDAAVVHADIDPAEISKNRKADVPIVGDCKEIIGELITAVTTEFEHGGKPDLTDWWTQADDWRKGYPAGYEWPDDGSLSPQYVIERIGQIVGPDAVYAAGVGQHQMWAAQFVKYENPRTWINSGGLGTMGYAVPAAMGAQFGVPGTQVWAIDGDGCFQMTNQELATCAIEGAPIKVAVINNGNLGMVRQWQNLFYSERYSNTDLGTHKHRIPDFVLLAEALGCAGLRCETKEDVDATIRRAMEINDRPVVIDFVVGKDAQVWPMVAAGTGNDEIMAVRGIRPLFDDDEVSVEPTEAVEAAAEGER is encoded by the coding sequence ATGACCAGTGCCACGTCGCGCAGCGACGCGAAACCCGGGCCGACGCCCGGTACGTCCGGAGCTCGTCCGAAGCCGGCGCCCCCGGCGGGAACGCCGGTGCGCGTCACCGGCGCCCAGTCGCTCGTGCGCTCGCTCGAGGCCGTCGGCGCCGAGGTGGTCTTCGGCATCCCGGGCGGCACCATCCTGCCCGCCTACGACCCGCTGCTCGACTCGACGAAGGTCCGCCACGTCCTGGTGCGCCACGAACAGGGCGCCGGGCACGCGGCGACCGGCTACGCGCAGGCCACCGGCAAGGTCGGGGTGTGCATGGCCACGTCCGGCCCCGGCGCGACCAACCTGGTCACGCCGCTCGCGGACGCCAACATGGACTCCGTCCCGGTGGTGGCCATCACCGGCCAGCAGACCCGGGCGCTGATCGGCACGGACGCGTTCCAGGAAGCCGACATCTGCGGCATCACCATGCCGATCACCAAGCACAACTTCCTCGTCACGGACCCCGCGGAGATCCCGCGGACCATCGCCGAGGCGTTCCACCTGGCCGCGACCGGCCGACCCGGCCCCGTCCTGGTGGACATCCCCAAGGACGTGCTGCAGGAGATGACCTCGTTCTCCTGGCCGACCGAGCTGCGCCTCCCGGGTTACCGCCCGACGCTGCGCCCGCACGGCAAGCAGGTCCGCGAAGCCGCGAAGCTGATCGCGAAGTCGCGCCGCCCGGTGCTCTACGTCGGCGGCGGCGTGATCAAGGCCGAGGCGCACGAGCAGCTGAAGCAGCTCGCCGAGCTGACGAACATCCCGGTCGTCACCACGCTGATGGCGCGCGGGGCGTTCCCCGACTCGCACCCGCAGCACCTCGGCATGCCGGGCATGCACGGCTCGGTCGCCGCGGTCGCCGCGATGCAGCGGGCCGACCTGCTCATCGCGCTCGGCGCCCGCTTCGACGACCGGGTCACCGGCCAGCTGTCGTCGTTCGCGCCGGACGCCGCGGTCGTGCACGCCGACATCGACCCGGCCGAGATCTCCAAGAACCGCAAGGCCGACGTGCCGATCGTGGGGGACTGCAAGGAGATCATCGGCGAGCTGATCACCGCCGTCACCACGGAGTTCGAGCACGGCGGCAAGCCGGACCTCACCGACTGGTGGACCCAGGCCGACGACTGGCGCAAGGGGTACCCGGCCGGCTACGAGTGGCCCGACGACGGTTCGCTGTCGCCGCAGTACGTCATCGAGCGGATCGGCCAGATCGTCGGGCCGGACGCGGTGTACGCCGCCGGCGTCGGCCAGCACCAGATGTGGGCCGCGCAGTTCGTCAAGTACGAGAACCCGCGCACCTGGATCAACTCCGGCGGCCTCGGCACCATGGGGTACGCGGTGCCCGCCGCGATGGGCGCGCAGTTCGGCGTCCCGGGCACGCAGGTCTGGGCGATCGACGGCGACGGCTGCTTCCAGATGACCAACCAGGAGCTCGCCACCTGCGCCATCGAGGGCGCGCCGATCAAGGTCGCCGTCATCAACAACGGCAACCTGGGCATGGTCCGGCAGTGGCAGAACCTCTTCTACTCGGAGCGGTACTCCAACACCGACCTCGGCACGCACAAGCACCGCATCCCGGACTTCGTGCTGCTGGCCGAGGCGCTGGGCTGTGCCGGCCTGCGCTGCGAGACCAAGGAAGACGTCGACGCCACCATCCGCCGCGCGATGGAGATCAACGACCGCCCCGTCGTGATCGACTTCGTGGTCGGGAAGGATGCCCAGGTGTGGCCGATGGTCGCCGCGGGCACCGGCAACGACGAGATCATGGCGGTCCGGGGCATCCGGCCGCTGTTCGACGACGACGAGGTTTCGGTCGAGCCGACCGAAGCCGTGGAAGCTGCCGCGGAAGGTGAGCGCTGA
- the ilvC gene encoding ketol-acid reductoisomerase — MAVEIFYDDDADLSIIQGRKVAVIGYGSQGHAHSLSLRDSGVDVRIGLPEGSKSRAKAEEQGLRVLTPAEASAEADLIMILAPDTKQRFIYEQDIAPNLKDGDAIFFGHGFNIRYDLIKPPSNVDVAMVAPKGPGHLVRRQFVDGKGVPALIAVEQDASGNAQALALSYAAAIGGARAGVIKTTFKEETETDLFGEQAVLCGGASALVQTGFEVLTEAGYAPEIAYFEVLHELKLIVDLMYEGGIARQRYSISDTAEYGDLTRGPRVISPAVKEEMKKILGEIQDGTFAREWVAEDEAGRPNFTKLEEQGNQHPIEATGKKLRDLMSWVDRPITETA, encoded by the coding sequence ATGGCAGTGGAAATCTTCTACGACGACGACGCCGACCTCTCGATCATCCAGGGGCGCAAGGTCGCTGTCATCGGCTACGGCAGCCAGGGCCACGCCCACTCGCTGAGCCTGCGCGACTCCGGCGTCGACGTCCGCATCGGCCTGCCCGAGGGGTCCAAGTCGCGGGCCAAGGCCGAGGAGCAGGGCCTGCGCGTGCTCACCCCGGCCGAGGCGTCGGCCGAGGCCGACCTGATCATGATCCTGGCGCCGGACACCAAGCAGCGCTTCATCTACGAGCAGGACATCGCGCCGAACCTCAAGGACGGCGACGCGATCTTCTTCGGGCACGGCTTCAACATCCGCTACGACCTGATCAAGCCGCCGTCCAACGTGGACGTCGCCATGGTCGCCCCCAAGGGCCCGGGTCACCTCGTGCGCCGCCAGTTCGTCGACGGCAAGGGCGTCCCGGCGCTCATCGCCGTGGAGCAGGACGCCTCCGGCAACGCCCAGGCGCTCGCCCTCTCCTACGCCGCCGCCATCGGTGGCGCCCGCGCCGGCGTCATCAAGACGACGTTCAAGGAAGAGACCGAGACCGACCTCTTCGGCGAGCAGGCCGTGCTCTGCGGTGGCGCGTCCGCGCTGGTGCAGACCGGTTTCGAGGTGCTCACCGAGGCCGGCTACGCCCCGGAGATCGCCTACTTCGAGGTGCTGCACGAGCTGAAGCTGATCGTCGACCTCATGTACGAGGGCGGCATCGCGCGCCAGCGCTACTCGATCTCCGACACCGCCGAGTACGGCGACCTGACCCGCGGCCCGCGCGTCATCTCGCCGGCGGTCAAGGAAGAGATGAAGAAGATCCTCGGCGAGATCCAGGACGGCACGTTCGCCCGCGAATGGGTCGCCGAGGACGAGGCCGGCCGGCCGAACTTCACCAAGCTCGAGGAGCAGGGCAACCAGCACCCGATCGAGGCGACCGGCAAGAAGCTGCGCGACCTGATGTCGTGGGTGGACCGGCCGATCACCGAGACCGCCTGA
- the ilvN gene encoding acetolactate synthase small subunit: MSVHTLSVLVENKPGVLARVSGLFSRRGFNIESLAVGPTENPEVSRMTIVVAVEELPLEQVTKQLNKLVNVIKIVELEQSTAVQRELLLVKVRADNTVRSQVLETVQLFRAKVVDVSPEALTVEATGTSDKIGALLRMLEPYGIRELVQSGMVAVGRGARSITATSPR; encoded by the coding sequence ATGAGCGTCCACACGCTGAGTGTCCTGGTCGAGAACAAGCCCGGTGTGCTCGCGCGCGTCTCCGGCCTGTTCTCCCGCCGCGGTTTCAACATCGAGTCCCTTGCCGTCGGGCCCACGGAAAACCCCGAGGTGTCCCGGATGACGATCGTGGTCGCCGTGGAAGAGCTACCGCTCGAACAGGTGACGAAGCAGCTCAACAAGCTGGTCAACGTGATCAAGATCGTCGAGCTGGAGCAGTCGACCGCCGTGCAGCGCGAACTGCTGCTCGTCAAGGTGCGCGCCGACAACACCGTGCGCAGCCAGGTCCTCGAAACCGTCCAGCTCTTCCGCGCCAAGGTGGTGGACGTCTCTCCCGAGGCACTCACCGTCGAGGCCACCGGGACGTCCGACAAGATCGGTGCGCTGCTGCGGATGCTGGAGCCGTATGGCATCCGCGAGCTGGTGCAGTCGGGCATGGTCGCGGTGGGTCGCGGCGCCCGTTCGATCACCGCCACTTCACCGCGCTAA
- a CDS encoding PH domain-containing protein, with product MAEKAQQDEGRKAVFRVPRTSFMAIALLTVCVTPIALGEIPYLQWLYIFPIALAVFVVRHRTIATREGLAIRTMFGKRDVPWSALKGLAITKKSRVQAVLKDDTKVPLPTVRTRHLPVLSLVSEGLVADPSGLLEEEDLKPGS from the coding sequence GTGGCCGAAAAAGCTCAGCAGGACGAGGGCCGGAAAGCCGTCTTCCGCGTCCCCCGCACGTCGTTCATGGCGATCGCGCTCCTGACCGTATGCGTGACGCCGATCGCGCTCGGGGAAATCCCGTACCTGCAGTGGCTCTACATCTTCCCGATCGCGCTCGCGGTCTTCGTGGTCCGCCACCGCACCATCGCCACGCGCGAAGGGCTCGCGATCCGGACGATGTTCGGCAAGCGCGACGTGCCGTGGTCGGCGCTGAAAGGCCTCGCGATCACCAAGAAGTCCCGCGTCCAGGCGGTGCTGAAGGACGACACGAAGGTTCCCCTGCCGACGGTCCGGACCCGGCACCTGCCGGTGCTGTCGCTGGTGAGCGAAGGCCTCGTCGCCGATCCGAGCGGCCTGCTCGAAGAGGAAGACCTCAAGCCCGGCTCGTAG